The following coding sequences are from one Arthrobacter crystallopoietes window:
- a CDS encoding sodium:solute symporter family protein: MTPEAEFYQLSGWTVILLLVLFYGGTLLMSTLIGKKKENADGYMTAGNKVGFGISAASMTATWIWASSMYASATSGYTYGISGPIHYGLWGALMILFIYPFGKRIRKVAPKAHTLAEVMHARHGRSSQLMLAGSNVVGSLISLTSNFIAGGALIALLSPFSFSQGIIVIAAGVLLYTLWSGFRASVMTDFAQVVAMLGAVVVIIPVVFFSAGGPDMFAQGAANLTPQQSNFFSSDAFLNQGAPYIAAVLAYAIGNQTIAQRLFAVREDLIKKTFVTATIGYGATIIGIGMLGVMALYLGISPSGGDTNNLIPQMASTFLGPILLGVFLIMIIGALSSTADSDLAALSSIMMADVYGQNIAKGKANPKTMLMVGRISMIVATAAALYFASGQMNILDLLVFVGALWGALVFPVIASFYWNKVTNKAFTVSVLAALAVFIPVRFEWFPMDGATGIVFDVVSVVGIGVVLGLMSFGFFGLKAARIIGAIGALAAAPFVIGFLHDYTVLTGSLVAYAISTVICYAMSVRSKQDFDFALIKQRIGDYDTDAETEPQLDATATGAAASGAGK, from the coding sequence ATGACGCCTGAGGCGGAGTTCTATCAACTGAGCGGCTGGACAGTAATCCTGCTGTTGGTGCTGTTTTACGGCGGCACACTCCTGATGTCCACACTCATCGGGAAAAAGAAGGAAAATGCCGACGGTTACATGACCGCAGGCAACAAAGTCGGCTTCGGAATTTCCGCGGCCAGCATGACGGCGACCTGGATCTGGGCGTCCTCCATGTACGCCTCGGCAACGTCGGGCTACACCTACGGCATTTCGGGGCCGATCCACTACGGTCTTTGGGGCGCACTGATGATTCTGTTCATCTACCCCTTCGGCAAGCGCATCCGCAAGGTAGCGCCGAAAGCCCACACACTCGCTGAGGTTATGCATGCCCGACACGGTCGTTCCAGCCAGCTCATGCTGGCCGGTTCGAACGTCGTCGGGAGCCTCATCAGCCTCACCTCGAACTTCATTGCCGGCGGCGCGCTGATTGCGCTGCTGTCGCCCTTCAGCTTCTCCCAGGGCATCATCGTGATTGCCGCCGGTGTACTGCTCTACACGCTGTGGTCCGGCTTCCGGGCTTCCGTCATGACGGACTTTGCCCAGGTCGTCGCCATGCTCGGCGCCGTCGTCGTTATTATCCCGGTGGTCTTTTTCTCCGCCGGCGGCCCCGACATGTTCGCCCAGGGTGCCGCGAATCTGACGCCGCAGCAGTCCAACTTCTTCTCTTCGGATGCCTTCCTTAACCAGGGCGCGCCGTACATTGCCGCCGTGCTGGCCTACGCCATCGGCAACCAGACCATCGCCCAGCGGCTCTTTGCCGTGCGTGAGGATCTGATCAAGAAGACCTTCGTCACCGCGACGATCGGCTACGGTGCCACCATCATCGGTATCGGCATGCTCGGCGTCATGGCGCTGTACCTCGGCATTTCACCGTCCGGCGGCGACACCAACAACCTGATTCCGCAGATGGCCTCCACCTTCCTGGGGCCGATCCTGCTGGGTGTCTTCCTGATCATGATCATCGGTGCTCTGTCTTCGACGGCCGACTCTGATCTGGCCGCCCTGTCCTCGATCATGATGGCGGACGTCTACGGACAGAACATTGCCAAGGGCAAGGCCAACCCGAAGACCATGCTGATGGTCGGCCGCATCTCGATGATCGTTGCTACCGCCGCTGCGTTGTATTTCGCCAGCGGGCAGATGAACATCCTCGACCTGCTGGTCTTCGTTGGTGCACTCTGGGGCGCGCTGGTCTTCCCGGTGATCGCCAGCTTCTACTGGAACAAGGTCACCAACAAGGCGTTCACCGTTTCGGTACTGGCGGCACTGGCCGTCTTTATCCCGGTCCGTTTCGAATGGTTCCCGATGGACGGCGCCACCGGCATCGTCTTCGACGTGGTCTCCGTGGTGGGTATTGGCGTTGTGCTGGGCCTGATGTCCTTCGGGTTCTTCGGACTCAAGGCGGCCAGGATCATCGGCGCTATCGGCGCGCTGGCTGCGGCGCCTTTCGTCATAGGTTTCCTGCATGATTACACGGTCCTGACCGGTTCGCTGGTGGCCTACGCGATCAGTACCGTGATCTGCTACGCCATGTCGGTGCGCAGCAAGCAGGACTTCGACTTCGCGCTGATCAAGCAGCGCATCGGCGATTACGACACGGATGCCGAGACCGAGCCGCAGCTCGACGCTACTGCTACCGGCGCCGCTGCCAGCGGCGCAGGAAAGTAA
- a CDS encoding magnesium transporter MgtE N-terminal domain-containing protein codes for MSTNPTRVFVARLLGLDVFDPLGDRLGRLRDAVALDRGGAKPPQVVGIVVEVPGKKRVFVPMTRITSINASQIICTGLVNLRRFEQRGAEMLMVAEMFDRRVILADGSGDATIEDIAMEKSRNGDWYVSQLFVRRGHSNSPLRSLRRNETLIIDWNEAQQGARNEPQAATAFVASHEDLKAADFAEALHEMTGKRRIEVASELQDQRLAAVLQELPDDDQVQILSSLDIERAADVLEEMDPDDAADLLAELPEEQKEELLQRMEPEEAKDVRRLMEYEENTAGSIMTPVPVILPPEATVAQALAHVRREELTPALASAIFVCRPPLETPTGRYLGVVHIQQLLRYPPPEALGNIVDTDLDPVSDQADVSEVARMLATYNLNSLAVVNEDDRLVGAVTVDDVLDHLLPDDWRAQDDDVSLSRKVGRNG; via the coding sequence GTGAGCACAAATCCAACCAGAGTCTTCGTTGCACGCCTGCTCGGCCTGGACGTTTTCGATCCTTTGGGCGACCGTCTGGGTCGGCTGCGTGATGCCGTAGCGCTTGACCGCGGCGGGGCCAAACCGCCCCAGGTCGTGGGCATTGTCGTCGAGGTCCCCGGCAAGAAACGCGTCTTTGTGCCTATGACCAGGATTACCTCGATCAACGCCAGCCAGATCATCTGTACGGGATTGGTCAACCTGCGCCGGTTCGAACAGCGCGGCGCCGAAATGCTGATGGTCGCGGAGATGTTTGACCGCCGGGTCATTTTGGCGGACGGCAGCGGCGACGCCACCATCGAAGACATCGCGATGGAAAAGTCCAGGAACGGCGACTGGTACGTCTCCCAACTGTTTGTCCGGCGCGGCCACTCCAATTCCCCGCTGCGCAGCCTGCGCCGCAATGAGACGCTCATCATTGACTGGAACGAGGCCCAGCAGGGCGCCCGGAACGAGCCGCAGGCCGCGACGGCGTTCGTGGCCAGCCACGAGGACCTCAAAGCAGCGGACTTTGCCGAGGCCCTGCATGAGATGACGGGCAAACGCCGGATCGAGGTAGCCAGCGAGCTGCAGGACCAGCGGCTCGCAGCGGTGTTGCAGGAGCTTCCGGATGACGACCAGGTCCAGATCCTGTCCTCGCTGGACATTGAACGCGCCGCCGATGTCCTGGAAGAAATGGACCCCGACGACGCTGCGGACCTGTTGGCGGAACTGCCCGAAGAGCAGAAAGAAGAACTGCTCCAGCGCATGGAGCCCGAGGAAGCCAAAGATGTCCGACGGCTCATGGAGTATGAGGAGAACACCGCCGGCTCCATCATGACCCCGGTTCCGGTCATCCTGCCTCCGGAAGCCACAGTGGCCCAGGCCCTGGCCCACGTGCGCCGCGAGGAACTGACGCCCGCATTGGCGTCGGCCATTTTTGTCTGTCGGCCGCCGCTGGAAACACCCACAGGTCGCTATCTCGGCGTCGTGCATATCCAGCAGCTGCTGCGCTATCCACCGCCGGAGGCCTTGGGCAACATTGTGGATACGGACCTTGACCCGGTGTCGGATCAGGCGGACGTCAGCGAGGTGGCGCGGATGCTGGCCACCTACAACCTGAACTCGCTCGCGGTGGTGAATGAGGACGACAGGCTTGTTGGTGCGGTTACGGTGGATGATGTGCTCGACCATCTGCTGCCAGATGACTGGAGGGCGCAGGATGATGATGTATCGCTGAGCCGGAAGGTGGGCCGAAATGGCTGA
- a CDS encoding zf-HC2 domain-containing protein: MRHPERDLAEYLDGELADERRPGFERHLQRCARCRESVAEQRAIQERLRALDVPPPGPDLASRILSRSSHAFITVSAGTPDAAPASPGAATPYTESESAGSPRHRTALTVCSVLTGFAALTAGTAYVLGGENSSSVASGAGSSGADWQGTQELQSSLAGSVQEVDREGLAELRGDGWNCPQLVGMGYEFVSARKIEISGTPAVRIELVNEETGTVVVTEQRRGTERIRNEAPDATRAEAAVNAVTGNTVAADGFHPVDGMDREMWVHSANDWTVVLDSQNVTYTVWADIPLSALPETVNQIIVTEKSRLMLPEEEPADDPVSRIIRGLGKLIEPAGER; this comes from the coding sequence ATGCGCCACCCCGAACGTGATTTGGCGGAGTATCTGGACGGCGAACTTGCTGACGAGCGCCGGCCGGGTTTTGAACGCCACCTGCAACGCTGCGCGCGATGCCGTGAGTCTGTTGCGGAACAGCGCGCCATTCAGGAGCGCCTGCGTGCCCTGGACGTGCCGCCGCCCGGCCCCGACCTGGCCAGTAGAATCCTTAGCCGCAGTTCCCACGCCTTCATAACCGTCTCCGCGGGTACGCCCGATGCTGCGCCGGCCTCGCCCGGGGCCGCAACCCCGTACACGGAGAGTGAATCAGCAGGGTCTCCGCGGCACCGCACTGCGCTGACAGTGTGCAGTGTCTTGACCGGCTTCGCGGCCCTGACTGCGGGGACGGCCTATGTGCTCGGCGGTGAAAACTCCAGTTCCGTTGCCAGCGGCGCCGGTTCCTCCGGCGCGGACTGGCAGGGAACACAGGAACTGCAGTCCAGTCTCGCCGGCAGCGTCCAAGAAGTGGACCGCGAAGGCCTTGCCGAACTCCGTGGCGACGGGTGGAACTGCCCGCAGCTTGTCGGCATGGGTTATGAGTTCGTCTCCGCACGAAAAATCGAAATTTCCGGTACACCGGCCGTCCGGATAGAGCTCGTGAATGAAGAGACCGGGACCGTTGTCGTTACAGAACAACGTCGCGGCACGGAGCGGATCAGGAACGAGGCGCCTGATGCCACGCGCGCCGAGGCCGCAGTGAATGCCGTGACCGGAAACACGGTGGCAGCCGACGGGTTCCATCCGGTGGACGGCATGGACCGGGAGATGTGGGTGCACTCGGCCAATGACTGGACCGTTGTGCTGGACTCGCAGAACGTGACCTACACGGTATGGGCCGATATCCCGCTCTCGGCCCTGCCGGAGACTGTCAACCAGATCATCGTGACTGAGAAGTCGCGGCTGATGCTTCCGGAAGAAGAACCCGCCGACGATCCGGTCAGCCGGATTATCCGGGGCCTGGGCAAGCTGATCGAGCCTGCGGGCGAGCGATGA
- a CDS encoding putative transporter small subunit has translation MDTILLTVYVLMWPVIVGGTLFMICKGFFRDWVEARREGRSII, from the coding sequence ATGGATACCATCCTTTTGACCGTTTATGTACTGATGTGGCCGGTGATCGTCGGCGGAACCCTGTTCATGATCTGCAAGGGCTTCTTCCGCGACTGGGTCGAGGCCCGTAGAGAGGGCCGCTCGATCATTTAG
- a CDS encoding DNA-methyltransferase, whose translation MTETVCGHGPGSLWSPDGSNLVVHADNAEFLPTLPDGAFTLIYVDPPFNTGRSQRRQQLSMVRSADGEGDRVGFQGRSYQTIKGMLSSYDDAFDDYWSFLEPRLAEAWRLLADNGTLYLHLDYREVHYAKVLLDALFGRESFLNEIIWAYDYGGRAKNRWPAKHDNILVYVKNPRTYHFDNAEVDREPYMAPGLVTAEKAARGKLPTDVWWHTIVSPTGKEKTGYPTQKPEGLLRRVVAASSRKDDWVLDFFAGSGTLGAVAGQLGRRFVCVDQNPQAIEVMDKRLSPLASVVRFGTTPAPVP comes from the coding sequence ATGACGGAGACTGTCTGCGGGCATGGGCCCGGTTCTTTGTGGTCGCCGGACGGCAGTAACCTGGTGGTGCACGCGGACAACGCGGAGTTCCTGCCGACGCTGCCGGACGGCGCCTTCACGCTTATCTACGTCGACCCGCCGTTTAACACCGGCCGGTCCCAGCGGCGGCAGCAGCTGTCCATGGTCCGCAGCGCCGACGGCGAGGGCGACCGGGTGGGCTTCCAGGGCCGCTCCTACCAGACCATCAAGGGCATGCTCTCCAGCTACGATGATGCCTTCGACGACTACTGGTCCTTCCTCGAGCCCCGGCTGGCCGAGGCCTGGCGGCTGCTCGCCGACAACGGCACGCTGTATCTGCACCTGGACTACCGCGAGGTGCACTACGCCAAGGTGCTGCTGGATGCCCTGTTCGGCCGCGAGTCCTTCCTGAACGAAATCATCTGGGCCTACGATTACGGCGGCCGGGCGAAGAACCGCTGGCCGGCGAAACACGACAACATCCTGGTCTATGTGAAGAACCCCCGCACGTACCACTTCGACAATGCCGAGGTGGACCGCGAGCCTTATATGGCTCCGGGCCTGGTCACTGCGGAAAAGGCTGCCCGAGGCAAACTTCCCACCGACGTCTGGTGGCATACCATCGTCTCCCCCACTGGCAAGGAAAAGACCGGCTACCCCACGCAGAAGCCCGAGGGGCTGCTCCGGCGTGTTGTCGCCGCCAGCAGCCGCAAGGACGACTGGGTACTGGACTTCTTTGCCGGTTCGGGCACCCTGGGCGCCGTGGCGGGGCAGTTGGGACGGCGCTTTGTCTGCGTGGACCAGAACCCGCAGGCCATCGAGGTTATGGACAAGCGTCTCTCACCCCTGGCTTCTGTGGTTCGCTTCGGAACGACACCTGCACCTGTGCCATAG
- a CDS encoding twin-arginine translocase TatA/TatE family subunit: MLGINGSELIILAVIAVIVLGPERLPEYAAQLGRLVKQLRRMAAGAKDQLREEVGDEIADMDWRKLDPRQYDPRRIIKEALLDDDEDDDFGPQRSTTKSTPALAAGAAGAAGAALATKTAGTSTAAAGPGAGPGARRIERLEPGQAAPFDVEAT; encoded by the coding sequence GTGCTCGGAATTAACGGATCGGAACTGATCATTCTCGCGGTAATTGCCGTGATTGTGCTCGGTCCTGAGCGTTTGCCCGAATACGCCGCCCAGCTGGGCCGGCTGGTCAAGCAGCTGCGCAGGATGGCGGCAGGGGCCAAGGACCAGCTCCGCGAAGAAGTAGGCGACGAAATTGCTGATATGGACTGGCGAAAGCTCGATCCACGTCAGTATGACCCGCGCCGCATCATCAAGGAAGCTCTGCTTGACGACGATGAAGACGACGATTTTGGCCCGCAGCGCAGCACAACGAAGTCAACTCCTGCCTTGGCGGCCGGAGCCGCTGGTGCCGCCGGAGCCGCTCTGGCGACGAAAACTGCCGGAACTTCGACGGCCGCAGCGGGTCCCGGAGCAGGCCCCGGGGCCAGACGGATCGAGCGGCTCGAGCCGGGCCAGGCTGCACCTTTCGACGTCGAGGCCACCTAA
- a CDS encoding general stress protein: protein MSMLGRTESRDLKPGLPQGELLGNYRTYLDAQKVVDYLADQEFPVQHVTIVGNDLKSVERVTGRLSYPKVALSGAATGAWFGLFVGLLLMLFGGGGSYMLVLSSMAMGAAFWILFGVVSYAFTRGKRDFTSTQQTVATSYDVVVATEVAHEARRLASQLPMPGHAFHPGAQGPGHGQQPQQQPPMPDRPAQWGDPYQQPGQNQSGQPGIPPQPNSQPSAGAAEENGAETTGMPVRGRFPDLPDGRPQYGVRITPEHEQGQPDDRGEPAGNPEGPKQDQNPEGPAEQSRQ, encoded by the coding sequence ATGTCAATGCTTGGCCGTACCGAATCACGTGACCTGAAGCCAGGGCTTCCCCAAGGCGAGCTGCTCGGCAACTACCGGACTTACCTGGACGCGCAGAAAGTGGTGGACTATCTGGCGGACCAGGAGTTCCCCGTCCAGCACGTGACGATTGTAGGCAATGACCTCAAGTCCGTGGAACGCGTCACCGGACGGCTGAGTTATCCGAAGGTTGCGCTCTCCGGGGCGGCAACGGGTGCATGGTTCGGTCTGTTCGTCGGGCTCCTGCTGATGCTGTTCGGCGGTGGCGGAAGCTACATGCTGGTGCTGTCTTCGATGGCGATGGGCGCCGCATTCTGGATCCTGTTCGGCGTGGTCAGCTACGCGTTTACCCGAGGCAAGCGGGACTTCACCTCGACCCAGCAGACGGTTGCTACCAGCTACGACGTCGTTGTTGCCACCGAGGTGGCGCATGAGGCGCGCCGGCTGGCGTCGCAGCTGCCGATGCCCGGTCATGCTTTCCACCCTGGTGCACAAGGGCCGGGCCATGGGCAGCAACCCCAGCAGCAGCCGCCGATGCCGGACCGTCCGGCGCAGTGGGGCGATCCGTACCAGCAGCCCGGCCAGAACCAGTCCGGCCAGCCGGGCATCCCGCCGCAGCCGAACAGCCAGCCGTCGGCAGGTGCCGCCGAGGAAAACGGCGCCGAGACAACGGGAATGCCGGTGCGGGGACGTTTCCCGGATCTGCCGGACGGCCGTCCCCAATACGGTGTCCGGATCACGCCGGAGCACGAGCAGGGCCAGCCGGATGACCGCGGCGAGCCTGCCGGCAACCCGGAAGGGCCGAAACAGGACCAGAACCCAGAGGGCCCCGCGGAGCAGTCGCGCCAGTAA
- a CDS encoding DUF1003 domain-containing protein, which produces MAEKKNTAGALDIPREARARLLPRLRPNPDAFGSATENFARFMGTPQFLVWMSVFCLIWLGWNTWGPPSLRFDSAALGFTALTLMLSLQASYAAPLLLLAQNRQDDRDKVSLQQDRQRAERNLSDTEYLTRELAALRIALQEVATRDFVRSELRSVLEELLESDDGEERPVRRGKKKVSDATAALPRISARPQKQPES; this is translated from the coding sequence ATGGCTGAGAAGAAGAATACCGCCGGTGCGCTGGACATCCCCCGTGAAGCGCGCGCCCGTCTGCTCCCGAGGTTGCGGCCCAACCCGGATGCCTTCGGCAGCGCCACCGAGAACTTCGCGCGGTTCATGGGGACACCGCAGTTCCTGGTCTGGATGTCGGTCTTCTGCCTGATCTGGCTCGGCTGGAATACGTGGGGGCCGCCGTCGCTGCGCTTCGACAGTGCGGCGCTCGGTTTCACCGCGCTGACGCTGATGCTTTCCTTGCAGGCGTCCTACGCGGCACCGTTGCTGCTGCTGGCGCAGAACCGCCAGGACGACCGGGACAAGGTCTCGCTCCAGCAGGACCGCCAGCGGGCCGAGCGGAACCTCTCCGATACGGAGTACCTGACGCGTGAGCTGGCCGCGCTGCGCATCGCGCTGCAGGAAGTGGCCACCCGCGACTTCGTCCGCAGCGAACTTCGAAGCGTCCTCGAGGAACTCCTCGAGTCCGACGACGGCGAAGAGCGTCCCGTCCGCAGGGGCAAGAAGAAGGTCTCGGACGCGACTGCCGCCTTGCCCAGAATTTCCGCGCGTCCCCAGAAACAACCCGAAAGCTAG
- a CDS encoding PHP domain-containing protein has protein sequence MRIDLHAHSTVSDGTQPPADVVRSAAAAGLDVVALTDHDSTAGWQPAFAAARECGVGLVPGMEVTCHSVQGISVHVLAYLHDPDHPGLLAEIGKARDARLTRAERMVELLAEDYPITWADVNAHTAHGATVGRPHIADALVAAGIVSDRSEAFAHILTARSRYYITHYAPEPARAVELIKQAGGVAVFAHPVASSRGRVVGEEVFREMIDAGLDGVEVDHRDNPEEGKAWLRRLAAENGLLVTGSSDYHGAGKPNRLGENTTSVKVLERILELGTGSAAYLPQRDTKGGYQAQ, from the coding sequence GTGAGAATCGATCTGCACGCACACTCCACAGTCTCGGACGGCACGCAACCGCCCGCCGACGTCGTACGTTCGGCTGCCGCCGCAGGCCTGGACGTTGTCGCGCTGACCGACCACGACTCGACAGCGGGCTGGCAGCCCGCTTTCGCGGCCGCGCGTGAGTGCGGCGTCGGGCTGGTGCCCGGCATGGAAGTGACCTGCCACTCCGTGCAGGGGATCAGCGTGCACGTCCTGGCCTACCTGCACGACCCGGACCACCCAGGGCTGCTGGCGGAAATCGGCAAGGCCCGGGACGCACGGCTGACCAGGGCCGAACGGATGGTCGAACTGCTGGCAGAGGACTATCCGATCACATGGGCGGACGTTAATGCCCATACCGCCCACGGCGCGACGGTGGGGCGCCCGCACATCGCTGATGCCCTGGTGGCGGCCGGCATCGTTTCCGACCGCAGCGAGGCGTTCGCCCATATTTTGACGGCCCGATCGCGGTATTACATCACGCATTACGCGCCGGAACCCGCGCGCGCCGTCGAACTGATTAAGCAGGCGGGCGGCGTGGCCGTCTTCGCCCATCCCGTGGCCTCCAGCCGCGGCAGGGTTGTCGGGGAAGAAGTCTTCCGCGAAATGATCGATGCCGGGCTCGACGGCGTGGAGGTCGACCACCGGGATAATCCGGAGGAAGGCAAGGCCTGGCTCCGTCGGCTGGCCGCCGAAAACGGGCTCCTGGTCACCGGATCCAGCGACTACCACGGGGCGGGGAAACCCAACCGGCTGGGGGAGAATACGACCTCTGTCAAGGTGCTCGAAAGGATCCTCGAACTGGGCACGGGAAGTGCTGCCTACCTCCCGCAGCGGGACACAAAAGGCGGCTATCAGGCACAATGA
- a CDS encoding Mrp/NBP35 family ATP-binding protein — protein MTPHHPLPDRQSVQRALEKVIDPELRRPITELGMLKGFSIDDGGAVTVEVLLTIAGCPLRDTITGDVEKSLAALPGISAVSVVLDVMTQEQRTALKERLKGPGAERGIPFNDPSSLTRVYAVASGKGGVGKSSVTVNLACAMAAQGLRVGIIDADVYGFSIPGLMGITGAPTRVDEMILPPVAYGVKTISIGMFVSGNQPVAWRGPMLHRALEQFLTDVYFGDLDALFLDLPPGTGDIAISVSQLLPESRILVVTTPQSAAADVAERAGSIAVQTGQQIAGVIENMSWLELEDGSRVEVFGAGGGQVVAERLSSTLDKDIKLLGSVPLDPRLREGGDRGEPIVLAGGPAGSSPAAKALRSIAAELATRPRGLAGRPLGVSPA, from the coding sequence GTGACACCGCATCATCCCCTACCCGACCGGCAGTCCGTCCAGCGGGCCCTGGAAAAAGTCATCGACCCCGAACTGCGCCGGCCGATCACCGAACTGGGCATGTTGAAGGGTTTTTCCATTGACGACGGCGGCGCTGTCACCGTGGAAGTGCTGCTCACCATCGCCGGATGCCCCCTTCGCGACACGATTACCGGCGATGTTGAGAAGTCTCTGGCAGCCTTACCCGGAATCAGCGCGGTTTCGGTGGTGCTGGATGTGATGACCCAGGAACAGCGGACCGCTTTGAAGGAACGGCTCAAGGGCCCCGGCGCGGAGCGCGGCATTCCCTTCAACGACCCGTCCTCGCTGACCAGGGTCTACGCCGTGGCCAGCGGCAAGGGCGGCGTAGGTAAATCCAGCGTCACCGTGAATCTTGCGTGTGCCATGGCTGCCCAGGGGTTGCGCGTGGGGATCATCGATGCGGACGTTTACGGTTTCTCCATCCCCGGCTTGATGGGCATCACCGGTGCCCCCACGCGTGTGGACGAAATGATCCTGCCGCCGGTGGCCTACGGCGTCAAAACCATTTCCATCGGCATGTTTGTTTCGGGAAACCAGCCGGTGGCGTGGCGCGGACCGATGCTCCACCGCGCACTGGAGCAGTTCCTGACCGACGTCTATTTCGGCGACCTTGACGCGTTGTTCCTGGACCTGCCGCCGGGAACCGGGGACATCGCCATTTCCGTGTCGCAGCTGCTGCCCGAGTCCCGGATACTCGTGGTCACAACGCCGCAGAGCGCTGCGGCCGATGTCGCCGAACGCGCCGGGTCCATCGCGGTTCAAACCGGCCAGCAGATCGCGGGCGTCATCGAGAACATGTCCTGGCTTGAACTGGAGGACGGCAGCCGGGTGGAGGTATTCGGTGCCGGCGGCGGGCAGGTGGTGGCCGAGCGCCTGAGCAGCACCCTGGACAAAGACATCAAACTGCTGGGCAGTGTCCCCTTGGATCCGCGGCTTCGCGAAGGCGGCGACCGCGGCGAACCCATCGTCCTGGCGGGCGGCCCGGCAGGGTCTTCACCGGCGGCCAAGGCTTTGCGGAGTATCGCGGCGGAGCTGGCAACCCGTCCACGCGGCCTCGCCGGCCGCCCATTGGGGGTCAGCCCTGCTTAG
- a CDS encoding aminopeptidase P family protein, with translation MGSKWAPSTAQAPAKAEVAVHAARRRRAISEKFQGERLVIPAGPLKVRSNDTDYRFRPHSGFAHLTGLGLDHEPEAVLVLEPTAESAGDDGGHHHATLYFRPLSGRDTPEFYANARYGEFWIGPRPTLPELNQLLDLDTADLSELEVAITKDAGVVGVGGMRIRLLREVDMNVDALVDTSRINTGVDLEESDKLDALLAEALSELRLLKDEWEIAEIKKAVAATINGFHEVVKVLPRAITHDRGERVVEGAFFARAREEGNDLGYDTIAAAGNNATILHWIRNNGRVNAGDLLLLDAGVEADSLYTADVTRTLPVNGSFSEIQRKIYQAVLDAADAGFAAAQPGAKFRDVHTAAVTVLAERLDEWGVLPVSLDEALSEHGQHHRRWMPHGTSHHLGLDVHDCAQAKRELYLDGILTEGMVFTIEPGLYFKNEDLAVPEEYRGIGIRIEDDILMTADGPVNLSAALPRKPDEVESWMAGIYSPTGE, from the coding sequence ATGGGCAGCAAGTGGGCCCCAAGTACCGCCCAGGCCCCCGCCAAAGCCGAGGTGGCAGTGCACGCCGCGCGCCGCCGTCGTGCCATCTCGGAGAAGTTCCAAGGCGAGCGGCTGGTCATCCCCGCCGGTCCGCTCAAGGTCCGCTCCAATGACACGGACTACCGGTTCCGCCCGCATTCCGGCTTCGCTCATCTGACCGGTCTCGGACTGGACCATGAGCCCGAAGCCGTCCTGGTTCTGGAACCGACGGCAGAAAGCGCAGGCGACGACGGCGGCCACCACCATGCCACGCTCTATTTCCGCCCGCTGTCGGGCCGGGATACGCCGGAGTTCTACGCCAACGCACGCTACGGCGAATTTTGGATCGGCCCGCGGCCCACCCTGCCTGAACTCAACCAGCTGCTGGACCTGGATACCGCGGACCTGAGCGAGCTCGAGGTAGCCATCACCAAGGACGCCGGCGTGGTCGGGGTCGGCGGCATGCGTATCCGGCTGCTGCGCGAAGTGGACATGAACGTGGACGCGCTCGTCGACACCTCGCGCATCAACACCGGGGTGGATCTGGAGGAGTCCGACAAGCTTGACGCCTTGCTGGCCGAAGCGCTGTCCGAGCTGCGCCTGCTCAAGGACGAGTGGGAAATTGCGGAAATCAAAAAGGCAGTAGCCGCCACCATTAACGGCTTCCATGAAGTGGTCAAGGTCCTGCCGCGCGCGATCACCCATGACCGGGGCGAGCGCGTGGTCGAGGGGGCGTTCTTCGCCCGCGCCCGTGAAGAGGGCAATGATCTCGGCTACGACACGATTGCCGCAGCGGGCAACAATGCAACGATCCTGCACTGGATCCGCAACAACGGCCGGGTCAACGCCGGCGATCTGCTGCTGCTCGATGCCGGGGTAGAAGCCGATTCCCTGTACACCGCGGACGTCACCCGTACCCTTCCGGTCAACGGCAGCTTCAGCGAGATCCAGCGCAAGATCTACCAGGCCGTGCTGGACGCGGCGGACGCCGGATTCGCCGCCGCCCAGCCGGGCGCGAAGTTCCGCGATGTGCACACGGCTGCCGTGACGGTACTGGCCGAGCGGCTGGACGAGTGGGGTGTGCTGCCCGTTTCGTTGGACGAGGCGCTGTCGGAGCACGGCCAGCATCACCGGCGCTGGATGCCGCACGGAACCAGCCACCACCTGGGTCTGGACGTCCATGACTGCGCGCAGGCCAAGCGCGAGCTCTACCTGGACGGCATCCTTACGGAAGGCATGGTTTTCACCATCGAACCGGGCCTCTACTTCAAGAACGAAGACCTAGCGGTGCCGGAGGAATACCGCGGCATCGGCATCCGGATCGAGGATGACATCCTGATGACCGCCGACGGCCCTGTCAACCTCAGCGCAGCGCTGCCGCGAAAGCCGGACGAGGTCGAGTCCTGGATGGCCGGCATTTACAGCCCCACCGGGGAATAG